ATGTCAACCAAAATGAACTTGCAGTTCGCATCAACAATTGCCAACAAAACGATTGAGAAGAAATCtttgtaattgtaatataatgatcCACTTTTCTCTGGTGAAAATATACGAATATGCTTACCATCAATGGCACCCACACAATTCGGAAAATTCCACTTTTTCCAAAACTGTTTTGATATTTCTACCATGTCATCTTTTGTTggtgtaggtaataaaataggtGTTAATCGATTGCTTAAACTTTTCAAAACTAGCTTCACAATACGTGAAATGTAACTTTGAGAAATACGAAAGGCAAAAGCAAGGGAATGAAAAGATTCACCAGTTGCCATAAacctgttaaataataataataataataataatacaattatattaaagtatttaagtatataatatcagtatatgcaaatataaaaaaactattatttaaaacagaaaaatatttatctgccaataacttattagttttaccaaaattatatatataatatatatatcatatatatattttttatattatttttaatgtaattttaaattataaaaaaacacttgattgtgtttaatttatacttttagattctgaacgaagtgaagaatgtattaattttactatgatgaatgttttttgttgagtgtttgaaattataattattgcataattgcgtaaaataacaatttagccttcaacgatttttgatatttgttcttattcaaaatgtatacgtcgtagaaacttgaaacttacataaaatgtttgaattagcGTTTTCTTTACAtgaatgtattttcaaaatatttcgtttatttttaagctatatttaggcatttaaaatattcgatttttcttagattttttttataaaagttgatGAAAAATTGTTGACTCTGCCAAAacacttgaaaatataatacaaggttctccataagttttacttataataagtataagaaATATCGCGATcggttcaattaaaaattaaaaataataaaaattacaaaattaaaaattcacgcgtgaaataactatttaatatttattataaacatatacacTGACAATTcattttcgttcagaatcgttttttttataatataaaataattccaaAATCTATCCTAAAATGCCTAACCTATCAATTCATCTCGTGTATCCATCCAACTCTTGTATGgattcttttttataatttaaaattatttgcaatttttttagataaattatggtattttaatatactacagtaataattatgatcAATATTTATCGAAGGGTTgaagacataattattatgtttatatttatattataatattatttttatttttcaatacaagtttattgttttttttttaatcatagtatttaagttaaaattatttttataataatttatttgacaataatatctacctacttattttttatgtcaatattgatatttgaataataaattatgttttactcttatttatttttacatttttaaacataaaattatttatccagTTGATGATTGTAAAAAGCGgtggaaaaatattaaggatacatataataaaaaaaggagAGGCAGAAAATTGGGTACTGGGTCAGCTACGAGAGAAAAACCTTCGAAATGGATACTAGAGGATGTTTTGACATTTTTGGATACAGCTGTATATGAAagacagtaataactaataatatattttacatttgtttacttattgatattatttatttgtaaaatataatcttaatacttataaattataataataggagcTTAACGAATGTGACAAACGATGAGGACGAGGAAGAATGTTTAAATTCATTGGATAATAGTGTTTCTCAAATTGAACCGGAAAATGAAAACATACAATTACCATCAACTTTAGAGTCTACAACAGaagttcaaaaatcaaaaatagaaACAACTGGTAcaaaacgacaaaaaaaaactgaagcaTTCATCGAAATATTGAACCAAAGAAGTGAAGAAAGAAGCCGTTTACTACAAGAGCTGACAAACCCAGAAGAAGCAGAAGACCCAATCGACGTTTTCTTCAAAAGTATAGCCCTAACAGTAAAACAGTTTTCGCCCCAACTAAAGATTAAAGCAAAAAtggaagtattaaaaataataaatgaactgGAACTTTTGAATCTTAAACCATCGAATCAGACAAAAAGTCCTTCTAATTACGAGTTTGCAGAAAATGTAAGTTCTAGGTTCCAAGAGTTACACCCGATAAATTATTCCGCCACATCACATTCTGAGCTCAATGGAAACTCATCAGCATCCAATTGGTcggaacattttcaaaatttttaaatactaatttgcatttaattattacaattacttTAACCTTGTTATTTAtgctattttatgtttttgaacagtagtatttttacttaaatattaatttgtttttttttattttaaaaagtgacgattttattttattttttatcaatataataagatatatttattttatttattcttttacaTAATGCTTCcgttataatttttcttttttatttatattgatcaagtatatgatatgttatatgtataaatatttttaaaaacattcttaCCTTAACGTCACAGCGAATTTCTCTGCCGGTGAAATAGGCTCTTTCACTCTGTTATacggatttaattttaaatcatcttcgattagatttaaaacaaaattaaactgcTCCCAACTCAGTCTAAAAAATTccctgaattttttttcatctctaAACAAATGTTTCTCAATCAATACACTAAAAAAACCCTCCTTTTTTCTGGTCAAATACAAATCGTTCACACTTTTTGTCATAACTTcttcaattataatttcttcTTCTTCTATTTCTTCTAATAAtagatttatcaatattttttttttctgttgacGCAACATTGTTCACtggtttgaaaatttataatacacaaatttata
This genomic window from Metopolophium dirhodum isolate CAU chromosome 1, ASM1992520v1, whole genome shotgun sequence contains:
- the LOC132932961 gene encoding uncharacterized protein LOC132932961, which codes for MLRQQKKKILINLLLEEIEEEEIIIEEVMTKSVNDLYLTRKKEGFFSVLIEKHLFRDEKKFREFFRLSWEQFNFVLNLIEDDLKLNPYNRVKEPISPAEKFAVTLRFMATGESFHSLAFAFRISQSYISRIVKLVLKSLSNRLTPILLPTPTKDDMVEISKQFWKKWNFPNCVGAIDGKHIRIFSPEKSGSLYYNYKDFFSIVLLAIVDANCKFILVDIGSYGKESDSGIFNK